GGATGAAAGCCCCTCGCAAATCAGTTAAGCTTTCCGAGCACAGACTTTGCAACCGCCTCGCGCCAAGGAAAAAGATCATGCCCTCCACTCCGTCCTCCTCCCCTTCGTCCACGCTGCTGGCGGCGGTCCGCCAGTTCAACGAAGGCGCCTACTTTAGCTGCCACGAAACCCTGGAAGTGCTCTGGCAGGACGAACCCGGCCCGATCCGCGCCGTCTACCAGGGGGTATTGCAGATCGGCATCGGCCTGTTGCACTGGCAGCGGGGCAATCACCGAGGCGCCCGCATCCTCCTGCGCCGCGGGGATGAGCTGCTGCGTCCCTTTCTCCCCGTGGCCCTTGGTCTTGACCTGGCCGGACTGAGCGCCGCCGTGGCGGGCCTGCTCGAAATTCTGGAGAGCCCCGCCGGACCACCGCCCCTGACCGACGATCGACGGCCCGGCCTAAGCCGGACCGGAGAAAAAGAGTAGTGCCGTTTTGGGCCCGCCCGGGTGGACAAGCACCGGCGGCGCGGTATAATGAGAGCGATTTTCGACCTTTCATGGGATAAAATTGATCAACAGGAGTTGACATGCGCTTTGAGCAAACCCGGGATGCGCTGCTCCATGTAGAGCGTTTTCACCGACTCGCGGAGCAACTTTATGGTGAGTTGCTGGAGCAGGCTGATCCGCGTGTCGTGATGCTCCTCGACTATCTGCGGCGCCACGAGGCGAAACAGGCCGACAACCTGCGCGGCGTGATCGGCGACCTCACCCCCCGGGTTCTGAACAGCTGGTTCAAATACAGCCACGACCAGGACATCTTGCTCCCCCTCGACGCCGCCCGCCTGCAACCGCCGAAAGACTTCGACGAAGCCTTCGATCTCGCCTTCCGCCTGGATGAGAAGCTGCTGGAGTTCTACCAGGAGATGATCGAACAGTCCCCTTCGGGCGAGGCCCGGGAAATTTTCATCAACCTTCTGGGGCAAGAGATGAAGGAAAAGCAGAAGTTGATGCGCGGCGCCCTCGGCCTGCTCGATCTGTGAAAGATAAGGGACAAAACCCGTGAAACATATCCGCCTGAAACAAGGATTCGACCTCCCCCTGAGTGGCGCTCCGGAACAACGCCTCGCCGACGGCCCGACGATTGGCCGTGTCGCCCTGCTCGGCCCCGACTACCCAGGGCTGCGCCCCTCCATGTCCGTCGCCGAGGGAGATCGGGTGCGCCTCGGCCAGCCCCTCTTTTGCGACCGCCGCGACGAGCGCATCCGCTACACCGCGCCGGGCGCCGGGCGGGTGACGGCCGTTCATCGCGGCGACAAGCGCGTACTGCTGGCGGTGGAGATCGAATTGGAAGGGGAAGAGGAGGAACGCTTCGCGACCTTCGCCGAGGAGGAACTCGACCGCCTCAGCCGCGCACAGGTCATCGACAACCTGCTCGCCTCGGGACTTTGGACCGCCCTACGGGTACGTCCCTTTGGCAAGGCGCCTCTGCCCGACCAGGTGCCCGACGCCCTCTTCGTCACCGCCATCGACACCCAGCCGTTGGCCGCCGATCCCCGTCTCATCATCGCCGAAAGGCAGGACGATTTCCGCATCGGCCTGCGAGTCTTACGTCACCTGACCGACGGCCCCCTCTACCTCTGCCTTGGTCCGGGCCCGGAACCGGTCGTGCCGCGCGGCATCGAACGGGTGCAGTTCAGCGGCCCCCATCCGGCCGGACTGCCGGGAACCCACATCCACCGTCTGGTCCCCATCACCCCCGGCCGCGCGGTCTGGCACCTGGGTTATCAGGATCTGCTCGCCATCGGCCGCCTCTTCACCAGCGGCCGGTTCGACCCCGCCCGCGTCATCGCCCTGGCCGGCCCGGGGATGTCTCGGCCACGCCTGGTTCGCACCTGCCTGGGAGCCTCCTGCGCCGATTTGCTGCGGGACGAAAATGTCGCCGGCGATCAGCGCATCGTCGCCGGTTCGGTTCTGCATGGCCGCGCGGCGGAAGGCCCACTGGCGTTTCTCGGCCGCTTCCATCTGCAGGTCTGCGCCCTGCCCCGCACCGGCGGCTCCCGGCCACGCCTCTCCTTTTTCAATCCACTACGGGCCTGGCTTCCGCACGGAAAAACCTACAGCCTCGACGGCGAACGCCACGGCACGGCCCAGGCCATCTTCCCCCATGGCCGCTATGAACGGGTGATGCCTTTCAACCTGATGCTTCCCTATCTGCTCCGCGCCCTCGCCTGCGGCGACGCGGAGGAGGCGCGGGCCCTGGGCTGCCTGGAACTGGAGGAGGAGGATCTGGCCCTCTGCTCCTTCGTCTGCCCGGGCAAGAATGATTTCGGCCCCATGCTGCGCGCCGTCTTGGACGAGATTGAGAAAGAAGGATGAAGACCAACGACCCGAAAGAGACGACCTCGGCACTGCGCATCCTGCTTGGCCGGGATGAGGAGACGACAGCCACCGACGCCCCGCTGGTTCGGGACCACGCCAATCTGAGCCGAATCATGGGCTCCGTGCTGCTGGCCCTGACCCCCTGCTTCGTCGCGGCCCTGTGGAACCTCGGCCGCCAGATGCATCTGGCCATGGCAACCGAAGAGATCGAGGCCCTCTTCGACTGGCGCGAAGCGGTCTTCCAGGGGCTCGGCATCGCTCACGATCCGGCCTCCCTGGCGGCCAATTTGCTCCTCGGTGCCCTTTATCTGCTGCCGACCCTGCTTCTCTGCGCCTTCACCGCGCTCTTCTGGGAGGCCCTCTTCTCCCGGGCCCGGCGCCAGGCGCTGAATGCCGCCTGGCTGGTGAGCGTGACCCTGCTGGCTCTGATCCTGCCGCCGGCGCTCCCCTGGTGGCAGATCATCCTTGGCGTCTCCTTCGGCACGGTGCTGGGCAAGGAGGTCTTCGGCGGCACCGGGCGCAACTTCATCAATCCGGCCCTGGCCGCCTATGCCTTTCTCTTCTTCGCCTATCCCGCCGGTTTCGCCGCCGACAGCGCCTATATCCCCATCGACGGGGTGACCGGCGCCACCCCCCTGGCCCTGGCCGCCGCCGGCGGCTTGCCGGAGCTCGGCGCCGTCGTGACCTGGGGTCAGGCCTTCTGGGGCGCCATCCCCGGCGCTCCCGGCGAGACCTCGACGGCGGCCTGCCTGCTCGGCGCCGCGATCCTGCTGGCTGCGGGCGTGGCGAGTTGGCGGATCATGCTCGCCGGACTGCTCGGCGCCTTCACCCTGGCGAGCCTGCTGACGCTTCTCGGGGGGGACGGCAACCCCATGCTCGGCCTCCCTTTCCACTGGCATCTGGTGCTCGGCAGCCTCGCTTTCGGCTTGGTCTTCATGGCCACCGACCCGGTCTCCTCGGCTCTCACCCGCACCGGTCAATGGTGGTACGGCTTGCTGATTGGCGGCATGATCATTCTGGTGCGAGTTTTCAATCCCCTCTTCGCCGAAGGGACGATGCTCGCCATTCTTTTCGGCAACATCTTCGCGCCGGTGATCGACCGCTTCGTGCTCCTCGCCCACATCCGGCAAAGGAAGTCCCGTCATGGCCAATGATTCCGTCGGCCGCACCCTGCTGGTCGCCTTTCTCGTCTGTTTCGTCTGTTCGCTGCTCGTTTCGGCGGCGGCCATGGGCTTGCGCACGATCAAGGAGCGGGACGCCCGCCTCAACACCTACCGCCAGGTCCTCGCCGTCGCTGGGCTACTCGACGACGACCCGGAAGCCGTCTGGAATGCCCGGGTCGAGGTGAAGCTGGTGGAACTGGAGGACGGCCGCTACCGGGAGGAGCTCGATCCCTGGAGTTTCAATCCCCGGCGCGCCGCCGCCGACCCCAAGCGGAACTATCGCATCCCCGCCGAACTCGATCTGGCCGAGATCAAGACCCGGGCGCGTCAGGCGCAGGTCTATCTCATCCGCGACGGGGAAGCATTGAGCCAGGTGATTCTGCCGGTCCACGGCAAGGGGCTCTGGTCGACCCTCTACGGCTATCTGTCCCTCGCCCCCGACCTGACGACGGTGAAAGGTTTCGGCTTCTACGAACACGGGGAAACTCCCGGCCTCGGCGGTGAGGTGGACAATCCCGCGTGGCAGGCCCAGTGGCCCGGCAAAGAGGTGCGCGACGCCCAGGGCCGACCGGTCATCGAAGTCCTCAAGGGCAAGGTCGAAGCGACAGACCCCCTGGCCCGCCACCGTATCGACGGACTTTCCGGCGCTACCATCACTTCGCGCGGGGTAACCAACTTGCTGCGCTACTGGCTCGGCGAGGACGGTTTCGGTCCCTATCTGCGCCGACTGGCCGAAGAGGGAGGCACTCATGGCTAAACTCAAGGAGACCCTTTTTCGCCCCCTCTTCGACAACAACCCCATCGCCCTGCAGATTCTCGGCATCTGCTCGGCCCTGGCGGTCACCGGCCGGATGGAGACGGCCCTGGTCATGTCGTTGGCAGTCATTTGCGTCGTCTCCCTGTCGAGCGCCATCATCAGCCTGATCCGCCGGCAGATCCCCGACAGCATCCGCATCATCGTACAGATGACCATCATCGCCTCGCTGGTCATCATCGTCGACCAGACGATTCAGGCCTTTCTCCCCGACCTCAGCCGCAAGCTCTCGGTCTTCGTCGGCCTGATCATCACCAACTGCATCGTCCTCGGCCGCGCCGAGGCCTTCGCCATGAAACATTCGCCCGGCGCCGCCTTTCTCGACGGCCTCGGTAACGGCCTCGGCTACAGTCTGGTGCTGCTCGTCGTCGCCAGCCTGCGCGAGATCTTCGGCGCCGGCACCTGGTTCGGCCTGACCGTGCTTAAAACCGCCCAGAGCGGCGGCTGGTACGTTCCGAACGGGCTGATGCTGCTGCCGCCAAGCGCCTTTTTCATCATCGGCCTGCTGATATGGGCGCTGCGCACGTGGAAACCGGAACAGGTGGAGAAGGACTGACGCCATGCTCGAAAACTATCTCGACATCTTCATCCGCGCGGTCTTTATCGAGAATATGGCTCTTGCCTTCTTCCTCGGGATGTGCACCTTTCTCGCCGTCTCGAAGAAGGTGGAGACGGCCGCCGGATTGGGGCTGGCGGTCATCGCCGTGCAAACCATCACGGTGCCGGTCAACAGCCTCATCTACCGCTACCTGCTGCGCGAGGGGGGGCTGGCCTGGGCCGGGCTGGAAGGGGTCGACCTGACCTTTCTCGGACTGATCTGTTACATCGGCGTTATCGCTGCCATCGTGCAGATTCTCGAACTCTTTCTCGACAAGCACATGCCCCGGCTCTACGCCGCCCTCGGCATCTTTCTGCCGCTAATCACCGTCAACTGCATGATTCTCGGCGGTTCGCTCTTCATGGTCGAGCGCAACTACAACTTCGGCGAGAGTCTGGTCTTTGGTTTCGGCAGCGGCACCGGCTGGGCACTGGCCATCGTCGGCCTCGCCGGCATCCGCGAAAAGCTCAAATACAGTCGGATTCCTGACGGCTTGCGCGGCCTGGGGATCACCTTCATCGTCGCCGGCCTCATGTCCCTGGCCTTCATGGCCTTTTCCGGCATCAAACTGTGAGGCGCACGGCGCCCACCGGCACCAAGGCAATGGCGTTATGACCGAAATCATTCTCGGCGTTTCTCTCTTCACCGGCATCATCCTGCTGCTGGTCGTCCTGATTCTGGTGGCGCGGGCCTTTCTCGCCCCGCGCGGCCAGGTCACGCTGACCATCAACGACGATCCGGGCAAATCCCTGACGGTCAAGCCGGGGGGCAAACTGCTCACCACCCTCGGTGCCAACGGCATCTTCATCCCCTCGGCCTGCGGCGGCGGCGGAACCTGCGGCCAGTGCCGGGTCAAGGTCCTCGCCGGCGGTGGCGCCATCCTTCCCACCGAAACCGGCCACATCAACCGTCGCGACGCCCGGGAAGGGACGCGCCTCGCCTGCCAGGTGGGAGTCAAGCAGGACCTGCGTCTGATCCTTCCGGCGGAAATCTTCGATATCCGCAAATGGTCGTGCACGGTGCGCTCCAACCGCAACGTCGCCTCCTTCATCAAGGAGCTGGTGCTGGAACTCCCGCCCGGCGAAGACGTGAATTTCCGTGCCGGCGGCTATATCCAGATCGAGGCGCCGCCCCACGAACTCGCCTACCGCGACTTCGACATCGACGAACGCTTCCGCCCTGAGTGGGACCGCTTCGACCTCTGGCAGTACCGTTCCACGGTCAAGGAACCGATCCAGCGAGCCTATTCCATGGCTAACTATCCCGAGGAAAAAGGGGTCATCATGCTCAACGTGCGCATCGCCAGTCCGCCGCCGCGCCATCCCGAGGTGCCGCCGGGGCAGATGTCCTCCTACATCTTCAACCTCAAGCCGGGGGATCAGGTCACCATCTCCGGCCCCTACGGCGACTTCTTCGCCAAGGAGACGGACAAGGAAATGATCTTCATCGGCGGCGGCGCCGGCATGGCGCCGTTGCGCTCGCACATCTTCGATCAGCTGCTGCGCCTCGAGAGCACTCGGAAAATTTCCTTCTGGTACGGCGCCCGCAGCCTGCCGGAGCTCTTCTATGCCGAAGAATTCGAAAAACTCGCGGCCGAGCACGATAATTTCAGCTGGCACGTGGCCCTCTCCGAACCCCTGCCCGAGGACCAGTGGGACGGTCCCACCGGCTTTATCCACAACGTCCTGTACGAACGGTACCTCAAGGATCACCCGGCGCCGGAAGAGTGCGAATACTACCTGTGCGGTCCGCCCATGTTCCTCCTTTCCACCCGGGATATGCTGGAAAACCTCGGCGTGGAGGGGGAAAACATCCTCTATGACGATTTCGGCATGTAGCCATGAAGATCTTTTTCCTCAGCCTGATCCTCTTTCTGCTCAGCTTCGCCGGCCTCGCCGCCGGGCTGCTGCTCGGTCGCCGCGAGCCGCGCCGCACCTGCGGCGGCGGCAAGGAGAGTTGCAGCTGTGCCTCGGCCGGGGAAGGGCCGGCGCGTTGCCCCGACGCCCCGCGCCATTCTTGAATCCCGTTAAGTAGTCTTTGGGCCAGAATCGGCTGTTGACAGCGCCCCTCCTCTTCCCATAGACTTAATCCATCGACGAATGGGCAAACCCGGGGCAACCCGGCGACGCAAAACCACGGGTCCGAACGTTTCGGATGGCCGGGTTACCGAATCGAACGGGCAACCACCCCACCCGCCTTCGTCGATTCGCAGGCGGGTTTTTTCGTGGGAAGGGCCCGCGCACTTGAAGGAGGTCACCATGAACGTGAATGGCGCAGCAAACGCAACGGCCGGTCTTTCCATCCTGAAAAAGGCCAACGAACAACCGAAGGTCGCCCTCGAAGTCATGCAGAAATCCATGCAAGGCATCGAGCAGGCTCAATCCCCGCGGAAAAACCAGGATTCCAGCTTGGCCGAAATGACCGGCAAGGGAAAGCTCATCAACGTCAAAGCCTGATTTCTCTTGCCCATTACGTAAAAAAAGACCCCGTTTCCGACTGGAGACGGGGTCTTTTTTTATCAAAGGATGAGCGGATCGCTCAGGACAGCCGGGCCTTGAAATCCTGGTAGCCGAAACGGCGAACGACTCGCAGTTCACCGCTGGTCGGCTCGAAGGTGCAGATGGCCGGATGCTGGATGCCGTTGAAGGTGGTCGTCTTGACCATGGTGTAATGGGCCATGTCCTCGAAAGCCAGGCGGTCGCCGGGCTTGAGCGGCTGCGCGAAGGACCAGTCGCCGATCACGTCCCCAGCCAGGCAGGACGGCCCACCGAGGCGGTAGCTGTGGGCCTTGACGCCGGCATCGAAACCGCCGGTGATGCCGGGACGGTAGGGCATCTCCAGCACGTCGGGCATGTGGCAGGTGGCGGAGACGTCGAGGATGGCGATCTCCATCTCGTTTTTTACCACGTCCAGCACCTCGGAGACGAGCACGCCGGTGCCGATGGCGATGGCTTCCCCCGGTTCCAGATAGACCTCCAGGTCGTATTTCCCCTTGAAATATTTGATCAGCTCGACCAGTCCGTCGATATCGTAGCCTTCGCGGGTGATGTGATGGCCGCCGCCGAGGTTCATCCACTTCATCCCCGGCAGAAAGGCGCCGAAC
This genomic window from Desulfuromonas acetexigens contains:
- the nqrF gene encoding NADH:ubiquinone reductase (Na(+)-transporting) subunit F, which produces MTEIILGVSLFTGIILLLVVLILVARAFLAPRGQVTLTINDDPGKSLTVKPGGKLLTTLGANGIFIPSACGGGGTCGQCRVKVLAGGGAILPTETGHINRRDAREGTRLACQVGVKQDLRLILPAEIFDIRKWSCTVRSNRNVASFIKELVLELPPGEDVNFRAGGYIQIEAPPHELAYRDFDIDERFRPEWDRFDLWQYRSTVKEPIQRAYSMANYPEEKGVIMLNVRIASPPPRHPEVPPGQMSSYIFNLKPGDQVTISGPYGDFFAKETDKEMIFIGGGAGMAPLRSHIFDQLLRLESTRKISFWYGARSLPELFYAEEFEKLAAEHDNFSWHVALSEPLPEDQWDGPTGFIHNVLYERYLKDHPAPEECEYYLCGPPMFLLSTRDMLENLGVEGENILYDDFGM
- a CDS encoding Na(+)-translocating NADH-quinone reductase subunit A — translated: MKHIRLKQGFDLPLSGAPEQRLADGPTIGRVALLGPDYPGLRPSMSVAEGDRVRLGQPLFCDRRDERIRYTAPGAGRVTAVHRGDKRVLLAVEIELEGEEEERFATFAEEELDRLSRAQVIDNLLASGLWTALRVRPFGKAPLPDQVPDALFVTAIDTQPLAADPRLIIAERQDDFRIGLRVLRHLTDGPLYLCLGPGPEPVVPRGIERVQFSGPHPAGLPGTHIHRLVPITPGRAVWHLGYQDLLAIGRLFTSGRFDPARVIALAGPGMSRPRLVRTCLGASCADLLRDENVAGDQRIVAGSVLHGRAAEGPLAFLGRFHLQVCALPRTGGSRPRLSFFNPLRAWLPHGKTYSLDGERHGTAQAIFPHGRYERVMPFNLMLPYLLRALACGDAEEARALGCLELEEEDLALCSFVCPGKNDFGPMLRAVLDEIEKEG
- a CDS encoding NADH:ubiquinone reductase (Na(+)-transporting) subunit B, translating into MKTNDPKETTSALRILLGRDEETTATDAPLVRDHANLSRIMGSVLLALTPCFVAALWNLGRQMHLAMATEEIEALFDWREAVFQGLGIAHDPASLAANLLLGALYLLPTLLLCAFTALFWEALFSRARRQALNAAWLVSVTLLALILPPALPWWQIILGVSFGTVLGKEVFGGTGRNFINPALAAYAFLFFAYPAGFAADSAYIPIDGVTGATPLALAAAGGLPELGAVVTWGQAFWGAIPGAPGETSTAACLLGAAILLAAGVASWRIMLAGLLGAFTLASLLTLLGGDGNPMLGLPFHWHLVLGSLAFGLVFMATDPVSSALTRTGQWWYGLLIGGMIILVRVFNPLFAEGTMLAILFGNIFAPVIDRFVLLAHIRQRKSRHGQ
- a CDS encoding Na(+)-translocating NADH-quinone reductase subunit C, yielding MANDSVGRTLLVAFLVCFVCSLLVSAAAMGLRTIKERDARLNTYRQVLAVAGLLDDDPEAVWNARVEVKLVELEDGRYREELDPWSFNPRRAAADPKRNYRIPAELDLAEIKTRARQAQVYLIRDGEALSQVILPVHGKGLWSTLYGYLSLAPDLTTVKGFGFYEHGETPGLGGEVDNPAWQAQWPGKEVRDAQGRPVIEVLKGKVEATDPLARHRIDGLSGATITSRGVTNLLRYWLGEDGFGPYLRRLAEEGGTHG
- the nqrE gene encoding NADH:ubiquinone reductase (Na(+)-transporting) subunit E; this encodes MLENYLDIFIRAVFIENMALAFFLGMCTFLAVSKKVETAAGLGLAVIAVQTITVPVNSLIYRYLLREGGLAWAGLEGVDLTFLGLICYIGVIAAIVQILELFLDKHMPRLYAALGIFLPLITVNCMILGGSLFMVERNYNFGESLVFGFGSGTGWALAIVGLAGIREKLKYSRIPDGLRGLGITFIVAGLMSLAFMAFSGIKL
- a CDS encoding NADH:ubiquinone reductase (Na(+)-transporting) subunit D — its product is MAKLKETLFRPLFDNNPIALQILGICSALAVTGRMETALVMSLAVICVVSLSSAIISLIRRQIPDSIRIIVQMTIIASLVIIVDQTIQAFLPDLSRKLSVFVGLIITNCIVLGRAEAFAMKHSPGAAFLDGLGNGLGYSLVLLVVASLREIFGAGTWFGLTVLKTAQSGGWYVPNGLMLLPPSAFFIIGLLIWALRTWKPEQVEKD
- a CDS encoding DUF309 domain-containing protein, yielding MPSTPSSSPSSTLLAAVRQFNEGAYFSCHETLEVLWQDEPGPIRAVYQGVLQIGIGLLHWQRGNHRGARILLRRGDELLRPFLPVALGLDLAGLSAAVAGLLEILESPAGPPPLTDDRRPGLSRTGEKE